Proteins encoded by one window of Candidatus Nitrosocosmicus hydrocola:
- a CDS encoding 4a-hydroxytetrahydrobiopterin dehydratase, protein MEDLENEIKDLKEWKKIEKKLEKNFKFIDFVEAFGFVTKIALIAEKMNHHPDIKITYNSVEIELTTHDINGISRNDVTLARKIDELL, encoded by the coding sequence ATGGAAGATTTAGAAAACGAGATAAAGGATTTGAAAGAATGGAAGAAAATAGAAAAGAAGCTGGAAAAAAACTTTAAATTTATAGATTTTGTTGAGGCGTTTGGTTTTGTTACAAAAATCGCTTTGATAGCTGAAAAAATGAACCATCATCCAGATATTAAAATAACTTATAATAGTGTTGAAATCGAATTGACAACCCACGATATTAACGGAATTAGTAGGAATGATGTAACTTTAGCAAGAAAAATTGATGAATTATTATGA
- a CDS encoding ATP-binding protein, with amino-acid sequence MLSCSKFGRDAEYLTGLYLSNNNWLVFFSRGSRGPADIVAKQDNTILLIQVKSSTKIPRIRGREIQNLIQMANKISNSYPVLSLVHPQLNCNTNNNTVSLGNYSLNFFLLPEWISVDPTTLYPTRH; translated from the coding sequence TTGTTGTCTTGCAGCAAGTTTGGGAGGGATGCTGAATATTTAACAGGATTATATCTGTCAAATAACAATTGGTTAGTTTTTTTCTCGAGAGGCAGTAGAGGACCTGCTGACATTGTAGCAAAGCAAGACAACACAATATTACTCATCCAAGTTAAATCGAGTACAAAAATACCACGTATTCGTGGACGCGAAATACAAAATCTTATTCAAATGGCAAACAAAATTAGTAACAGTTATCCCGTACTATCGCTGGTGCATCCTCAATTGAATTGCAATACAAATAATAATACGGTATCTCTTGGAAATTATTCACTCAATTTCTTCCTGTTACCCGAATGGATAAGCGTAGATCCAACAACACTATATCCAACAAGACATTAA
- a CDS encoding nicotinamide-nucleotide adenylyltransferase: MKRGLYIGRFQPLHKGHLHSLLWATGEVDELVVAVGSSDKSFESRNPFTAGERIEMIRNALRSKTKDKLEKIMVIPVPDIGTHILWSYNLDLLVPKYSTVFTNDPFTSMLFEERGKEIVRPNMINRDRMSATEVRKRIAEDKDWQDLVSLSTIKLINELNGVERIKKLYNLTKMKQ; the protein is encoded by the coding sequence TTGAAAAGAGGATTGTATATTGGAAGATTCCAACCCTTGCACAAGGGGCATCTACACTCTCTTTTATGGGCCACTGGGGAAGTTGATGAGTTGGTAGTAGCTGTGGGGAGCTCAGATAAGAGTTTTGAATCAAGAAATCCTTTTACTGCTGGAGAGAGAATTGAGATGATTAGGAATGCTCTAAGAAGTAAGACAAAGGATAAATTAGAGAAGATAATGGTAATTCCTGTTCCGGATATAGGGACTCATATATTGTGGAGTTACAATTTGGACTTGTTAGTACCCAAATACAGTACAGTATTTACAAATGATCCATTTACAAGCATGTTATTCGAAGAGAGAGGAAAAGAGATTGTCAGACCCAATATGATAAACAGGGATAGGATGTCTGCAACAGAGGTTAGAAAACGGATAGCAGAGGATAAAGACTGGCAAGATCTTGTTTCTTTATCGACAATCAAATTAATTAACGAGTTGAATGGTGTAGAAAGAATAAAGAAACTGTACAATTTAACAAAAATGAAGCAATGA